DNA from Phragmites australis chromosome 16, lpPhrAust1.1, whole genome shotgun sequence:
TCTCTTggttttattttgtttgttcCCCTCCCTAATCTCTGTTTTTGTACTCTCCTTTTATCTCTTAATATATAATTTGTAGGGACCAAGTCCCTCTAGTTTCcccccaaagaaaaaaaattcttaataGTACATAATCTCTAGGTACGACTAAATCATGATCACTTTGATATCCTATAATAACATGCTAATCTCATACTATTACACAAACTGTAGGAATATGACCTccaatttttccttttctgaaGTTTTATGTAGATACTACAGGACACTACGAGTCCGAGTCTTCTTCAGACAGGTTCGACTCGGACCTGCCTTGCCTCTTCAGCCCCTCCTGAATCCGATCTTTAATCGCGGTTTCCTGTCCAATGAACAACACCAAACCAAATACAGTCCATGATCACAAAGTACTATTAGATTGACAATAATTTAGTATTCCTTAAGGCTTTCTTACCATCATGTGGCAACCTTCCTCAAACTTTTCAAGGAACCCGACAATCCAACGATCAGCGTTCTCCATCCACTCCACAGGGTTGCTTCCAGCTATCTTCGCCGCGCTGTGAAACTGCGTATGCAACACGGTTGGTACCAGAATTTTGTAAATCATGTGAAGATCTGTCTCAAAACGGTTGTAAAGCGACTTGATCACCTTCTCTTGATGCTCTTTCACCTTCTCCCTTAGCTTGCTTATCCCCATGTTCACTCTCAGTTGCTTCTCCTGATCACATTACAACAAAACAAACATAATTCAGTAattattttttcccttttgtcTTTTGAAGAGGTTCCTGATAGATCAACCAGTCACCTTGACATAGCTCACTCCGAGGTCTTTGCGGCTGTACCCACGGATCAAGTTCCGCATGATGTACTGGTTATAGTCCTTCAAGATCCTCATGATGATGTCCGAAGTCGAGATGCCCTCGGTGCGCTTCGTCTCCTTGAACTTCCCAATGGCCTTCACCTGTACAAACACAGAGATCAGGCATTCCGTTACCTGATCATCAGAACTCACAAATGCTTAACTGAAACTTGGAGGAAATTCAGAGGTCCCAACAAATTCATAGACATCATTGGATGCTCCACTCGTGTCAGCATACCTGAAACAATCACATGATGTTACTGCTAGTTACTTTAGTTACATCGATTTGTCAACATTGTCGCCAAACATACACTTACGGGAGCGCATCATGAGCGACATAATCAATGTGGTGCTTGTCGAGGAATTCCTGATTGATGACCCATGGAGCATCTGGTATAACCTCGTCGACCCACCTTTCGGATTCAAAGCAGGCAACAAAACAGTCAGAGCATTTTTCATGTGTGTCACAGCACCGAGAATCTGAAAATGGGGAGGTGGAAGCTTACTTGCAATGGCGAAGCGATTCATAGCGCTCAGCTTCGGTCATGACAGTCTTGCCTTTGTACCGGTGGGTGATCTCGTCGCTGCAGCAACCGACGAGCAAGTAGGTGTTGTGGAATCTGAGGAGAGAAATTGCACGTTATGCaagccaagaaaaaaaaacgatcttttcaatattttcataattaaaaaGGAAGTGGTAACGACAATCTGTCAATCTTTACAGGAAAATGGCAGTTTGCAACTGCATGCTTGACCACAATCATATAGATTTTTCTTCTTGATGTTGAGTGAAAACAAAGGATGCAGATCAAGGGAATAATAAAATTTAAAGGCTCATGGCATCTGAGTAAAGGGGGGAATCCAGTTGCAGCGTAAGCACAGGATTTGGAACGAAACAACATGAGAAAAGAATACAAGAAGAGCTCACGATTTCTTGGCCTGTTCGAGCGCGCGAGCATGGCCGAAGTGGAAGAGATCGTAGATGCCATCGGCGTACACCCGGACAGGCCGCGCGTCAGAGCTCACCAACGGCGAGGCTGCCCCgcccgccgccggcggcggctgcggcggcgacgACATCGGGTCGTACCACACCGTCTgcgctgccgccgtcgccgggACGGCCGCGTCCTCCGCCGGCTTCATCGGCACCGCCCGATCCTGATCCGACGGTTCTGTTCGGTTCCGCCGTGGTCCGTGGCGACGAAAAGGCGCGCGGCGATTTTGGTGGACGCGGGAAAATAACGACCAGCAGATGGGAATGGGAAAAAAAACTGACGGTTTTTAGATGGCAGAAGGCGTGGGCCCCATATTTCAAGGGAGGCCGTTGCTATTTTCGGCTGAGACAGATTGGTGGTATGATTCACCCGTGACATTGCTAATCTGCTACTCGTATGAACGAAATTCAGCAGAAAAACTTCACTACGCAAAAGTTTGAGAGGCTTGTTTTCTTCCAAAATTTAGCCAAAAAGAAACTGCATATTCTCCTTCCTGTTTTGTGGTAAAATTGGGAATGGACCGCTGAAGGTAGCGAGGTCCCATGACGTGGTAATTCTGACGACGCCGATGGTTTCTGCATCAGGTTTTGTGCTTCTTTTTGGCAACAAAATTTAAATGCAGCTGTATCAGTATTGCCTTCTGTTGGATTGTGTGGCTTAAGCGTCTGTTGTTGCATTGGAAAATGTATGATTTCCAAAGG
Protein-coding regions in this window:
- the LOC133895931 gene encoding choline-phosphate cytidylyltransferase 2-like codes for the protein MKPAEDAAVPATAAAQTVWYDPMSSPPQPPPAAGGAASPLVSSDARPVRVYADGIYDLFHFGHARALEQAKKSFHNTYLLVGCCSDEITHRYKGKTVMTEAERYESLRHCKWVDEVIPDAPWVINQEFLDKHHIDYVAHDALPYADTSGASNDVYEFVKAIGKFKETKRTEGISTSDIIMRILKDYNQYIMRNLIRGYSRKDLGVSYVKEKQLRVNMGISKLREKVKEHQEKVIKSLYNRFETDLHMIYKILVPTVLHTQFHSAAKIAGSNPVEWMENADRWIVGFLEKFEEGCHMMETAIKDRIQEGLKRQGRSESNLSEEDSDS